A single genomic interval of Bacillus sp. es.036 harbors:
- a CDS encoding MFS transporter, protein MDKKLRFILITFLLGVFLGALDSGIVSPALTTLIEDLGIDLKWTVWVVTIYTLVYAVSMPIVGKLADLFGRKRIFLTGIMLFAIGSVIAGFSQSLSFLLVGRAVQALGGGGIIPIANAVIGSSFPKEKRGMALGFVGAMFGIATILGPNVGGFFVAQFSWRWIFFINVPIALIIIIMGLKLPDDRKETKKPSLDWGGAGVLSFVIISLLLGLTNLDTNEFVQSIQSLMVWPLLLISVVFIYPLIRVEKAAKDPILKLSYFKDRNIVLALLISMITGIGIISMIFVPSFSEIILLLSRGQGGYVMTILAVASGFAAPIGGVLLDKWGAKQVVLLGFSLSLLGSLSFVYIADGWITLSLGMILSGIGIGFTMGTPLNYIILELTPDHEAGSALSLVSLFRSVGTSLGPVILAGFIAMSGVTFSGSKMSEAIRDVILSGYQHMYLAASVIFLIGLILGVFLKMPPKSSEVQSS, encoded by the coding sequence TTGGATAAAAAACTTCGGTTTATATTGATTACATTTTTGCTAGGTGTTTTTCTAGGTGCTCTGGACTCAGGCATCGTATCTCCTGCGTTAACGACCCTTATAGAAGATCTAGGAATTGACTTAAAATGGACGGTTTGGGTAGTAACGATTTATACGCTCGTCTATGCGGTAAGCATGCCAATTGTAGGGAAACTTGCTGATTTATTTGGCAGAAAACGAATTTTTCTAACTGGAATTATGTTATTTGCTATTGGTTCTGTAATCGCTGGATTTAGTCAGTCACTTTCCTTTCTTCTTGTTGGTCGAGCCGTTCAAGCTCTCGGTGGTGGTGGCATTATCCCTATTGCAAATGCCGTAATCGGAAGCAGCTTTCCAAAGGAGAAACGGGGCATGGCACTCGGTTTTGTTGGAGCTATGTTTGGAATAGCGACGATTCTTGGACCAAATGTAGGAGGTTTTTTCGTTGCTCAGTTTAGTTGGAGATGGATATTCTTCATTAACGTCCCTATTGCACTTATTATCATCATAATGGGCTTAAAACTTCCCGATGATCGAAAAGAGACAAAAAAACCTTCACTTGATTGGGGCGGAGCAGGTGTATTATCTTTTGTTATCATAAGTCTTCTACTTGGATTAACGAATCTCGATACGAATGAATTTGTGCAATCGATCCAATCGCTCATGGTTTGGCCGCTTTTACTAATTAGTGTTGTTTTTATTTATCCACTTATTCGAGTGGAAAAAGCTGCAAAAGACCCGATTCTTAAATTAAGTTACTTTAAAGACCGCAATATCGTGTTAGCTTTACTCATTTCAATGATTACAGGTATTGGCATTATTAGTATGATTTTTGTTCCTTCATTCTCAGAAATCATATTATTGCTTTCAAGAGGTCAAGGTGGGTACGTTATGACAATTCTGGCAGTAGCATCTGGTTTTGCTGCTCCTATAGGTGGAGTGCTTCTCGACAAGTGGGGAGCAAAACAAGTTGTATTACTTGGCTTTTCATTAAGTCTTCTTGGTTCACTTTCCTTTGTTTATATAGCAGATGGATGGATCACACTATCTCTCGGGATGATTCTGTCTGGTATAGGTATAGGATTCACTATGGGAACACCATTAAATTATATTATTCTTGAGCTAACACCTGATCATGAAGCAGGATCAGCTCTATCTCTCGTAAGTTTGTTTAGATCGGTAGGTACTTCACTTGGCCCTGTTATTCTTGCTGGTTTTATCGCTATGTCAGGAGTAACATTTAGCGGAAGCAAAATGTCTGAAGCGATCAGAGATGTTATTTTATCCGGCTATCAACATATGTACCTTGCTGCCTCCGTTATTTTCTTGATTGGTCTTATACTCGGAGTCTTTCTGAAAATGCCTCCCAAGTCTTCCGAGGTTCAAAGTTCATAG
- a CDS encoding glycine--tRNA ligase yields the protein MTISMDQIVSVSKHRGFIFPGSDIYGGLANTWDYGPLGVELKNNIKGAWWKKFVQESPYNSGLDAAILMNPKTWEASGHLGNFNDPLIDCKSCKTRHRADKLIEDALSTEEDEMIADGLSFEEMERLIKNNNITCPECGSEDFTEIRQFDLMFKTHQGVTKSSTSEIYLRPETAQGIFVNFKNVQRSMRKKVPFGIAQIGKSFRNEITPGNFTFRTREFEQMELEFFCKPGDELEWHDYWKEYCKNWLLNLGVKEDSIRLREHAEDELSHYSNATTDIEYKFPFGWGELWGVASRTDYDLKQHMEHSNEDFTYHDQQTGEKYVPYCIEPSLGADRVTLAFLIEAYEEQELEDGTSRSVMHFHPAIAPFKAAVFPLSKKLSEEARAVHAELSKYFMVDYDEAGSIGKRYRRHDEIGTPYAITFDFDSVEDQQVTIRDRDTMEQKRMPISELKSFLEEKTQF from the coding sequence ATGACAATTTCTATGGATCAGATCGTATCTGTATCAAAGCACAGAGGATTTATTTTTCCAGGGTCTGATATTTACGGAGGACTCGCAAATACGTGGGACTATGGTCCGCTTGGCGTAGAATTAAAAAACAATATTAAAGGAGCATGGTGGAAGAAATTTGTTCAAGAATCTCCATATAATAGTGGCCTAGATGCTGCCATATTGATGAACCCTAAAACTTGGGAAGCTTCAGGGCACCTAGGTAACTTTAATGATCCATTAATCGATTGTAAAAGTTGTAAAACAAGACACCGTGCTGACAAGTTAATTGAAGACGCACTATCGACAGAAGAAGATGAAATGATTGCTGACGGCCTTTCATTTGAAGAAATGGAAAGACTTATTAAAAACAACAACATTACATGTCCTGAATGTGGTAGTGAAGACTTTACAGAAATACGTCAGTTTGATTTAATGTTTAAAACACATCAAGGTGTAACGAAATCAAGCACAAGTGAAATTTACCTTCGACCGGAAACGGCACAAGGGATTTTTGTTAACTTTAAAAATGTACAACGTTCGATGCGTAAAAAAGTACCTTTTGGTATTGCGCAAATAGGAAAAAGCTTCCGAAACGAAATCACACCTGGTAACTTTACGTTCCGGACTCGCGAATTTGAACAAATGGAGCTGGAATTTTTCTGTAAACCTGGTGATGAACTAGAATGGCATGACTATTGGAAAGAGTATTGCAAAAACTGGTTGCTGAATCTTGGGGTAAAAGAGGATAGCATTCGATTACGTGAGCATGCGGAAGATGAGCTTTCTCATTATAGTAATGCAACAACTGATATTGAGTATAAATTCCCATTTGGTTGGGGTGAGCTATGGGGTGTTGCTTCAAGAACAGATTACGATCTTAAGCAGCATATGGAACACTCAAATGAAGATTTTACTTATCATGATCAGCAAACGGGTGAAAAGTATGTACCATATTGTATCGAGCCTTCACTCGGTGCAGATCGTGTGACGCTTGCCTTTTTGATTGAAGCATATGAAGAGCAAGAGCTTGAAGATGGCACTTCTAGAAGTGTGATGCACTTCCATCCGGCGATTGCGCCATTTAAAGCAGCTGTCTTCCCACTTTCTAAAAAACTTTCTGAAGAAGCGCGTGCCGTTCATGCTGAGCTATCTAAATACTTTATGGTTGATTATGACGAAGCTGGTTCAATCGGTAAACGTTACCGTCGTCATGATGAAATTGGTACACCATACGCGATTACGTTTGATTTTGATTCTGTAGAAGATCAGCAAGTCACGATTCGTGACCGTGATACGATGGAACAAAAAAGAATGCCGATTTCAGAACTGAAAAGCTTTCTTGAAGAAAAAACACAATTTTAA
- a CDS encoding LysR family transcriptional regulator, translating to MELRQLYYFMEVAKREHVTAAATSLHVAQSAVSRQIANLESELGVQLFIREGRNVKLTQVGQIFMDHAETAISEIERARQAVYEFLNPDTGTIRIGFPNSLAAKTLPTVISAFRKEHPSVGFQLRQGSVQDLTDAVSKGEIDIAFVSPVPKDRTDVEGHIFFTEKLLALLPISHELADYPMLRLGQLKNEPFVLFRSGYALHHLVTSACQQVGFKPRIAFEGEDIDTIKGLVAAGLGVSLLPEITLSEQLPGETVKIELSEPNVTRTVGVIIPQGRELAPSERKFFEFLKHFYEVLNRFGQ from the coding sequence ATGGAACTTAGGCAGTTATATTATTTTATGGAAGTTGCAAAAAGAGAACATGTTACAGCAGCAGCTACTTCTCTTCATGTTGCTCAATCAGCTGTAAGTCGACAAATTGCCAATCTTGAATCGGAACTTGGCGTGCAATTATTTATTCGGGAAGGGAGAAACGTAAAGTTAACTCAAGTTGGACAAATATTTATGGATCACGCCGAGACGGCCATTTCAGAAATTGAACGTGCGAGACAAGCAGTCTACGAATTTCTAAATCCAGACACCGGAACAATCCGCATCGGCTTTCCGAACAGTTTAGCCGCCAAAACGCTACCTACTGTTATATCAGCATTTCGTAAAGAGCATCCAAGCGTTGGATTTCAATTAAGGCAAGGATCTGTGCAAGATCTGACGGACGCTGTCAGCAAAGGAGAAATCGATATTGCCTTCGTATCTCCAGTACCAAAAGATCGAACAGATGTTGAAGGCCACATCTTTTTCACTGAAAAACTACTCGCTCTTCTACCAATCTCACACGAGTTAGCAGATTATCCAATGTTGAGACTAGGACAATTGAAGAATGAACCGTTTGTTTTATTTCGTTCAGGATATGCGCTTCATCATCTAGTTACATCAGCATGTCAGCAGGTTGGTTTTAAACCTCGAATTGCATTTGAAGGGGAAGACATTGATACAATTAAGGGGCTTGTAGCAGCAGGATTAGGTGTAAGTCTCTTACCTGAAATAACACTCTCAGAACAGTTGCCTGGTGAAACAGTAAAAATTGAATTATCAGAGCCCAACGTGACAAGAACTGTGGGCGTCATTATTCCTCAAGGAAGAGAACTAGCCCCTTCAGAAAGAAAGTTTTTCGAATTTCTTAAACACTTCTATGAAGTTCTTAACAGGTTTGGGCAATAA
- a CDS encoding HAD-IA family hydrolase — MRILWDFDGTLFDTYPAFTKVMKQLVSSEISEEEILRELKVSFHHATEVFQLTEEQITAFRKKDNALSPDDKPPFKGLKTILEKAELNVIMTHKPRAEVIAILKHFDMEHYFADLIAGDDGFPRKPDPASYHHLNDQYHLDLAVGDRLLDILPAKEVGMKTCLFQNDSPGADFYVTNYHDLNEMLWPSNYS, encoded by the coding sequence GTGAGAATACTTTGGGATTTTGATGGGACATTATTTGATACATATCCAGCGTTTACAAAAGTGATGAAACAGTTAGTCTCCTCGGAGATATCGGAAGAAGAGATATTGAGGGAGTTGAAAGTTTCCTTTCATCATGCAACAGAAGTATTTCAATTAACCGAGGAGCAGATTACAGCATTTCGCAAAAAAGATAATGCCCTTTCGCCTGACGATAAACCACCATTTAAAGGATTAAAAACGATTCTGGAAAAAGCCGAGTTAAATGTGATCATGACACATAAACCACGTGCTGAAGTGATTGCTATTTTAAAGCATTTTGATATGGAACATTATTTTGCTGATCTCATAGCAGGTGACGATGGTTTTCCACGAAAGCCCGATCCTGCTTCGTACCATCATTTGAACGATCAATACCATTTGGACCTTGCGGTAGGGGATCGTCTGTTGGATATTCTTCCTGCAAAAGAAGTGGGTATGAAAACATGTCTCTTTCAAAATGACTCTCCAGGAGCCGATTTTTATGTGACAAATTATCATGACCTAAATGAAATGCTATGGCCTTCTAATTATTCATAA
- the gltB gene encoding glutamate synthase large subunit, producing MDRTNFPEKQGLYDPIHEHDACGIGLIANINNVPAHDIIEKGVYMLRQLDHRGGQGSDPDTGDGAGIMLQIPHEFFQKNSGFNLPNKGEYGVGMMFLPVDNQLRQRAKQIVEKAIEEAGQEFIGWRTVPVDETTIGEAACIAQPVIRQVFIKKSDISAEEFERKLYVIRKKAEKQVSQDSQLSKTKYYAASFSKDTIVYKGMLTPEQLDQFYLDLKDPSFKSAFSMVHSRFSTNTFPSWDRAHPNRYLIHNGEINTLRGNVNWMRAREGALQSDVFGDDMKDIAPIVRPNGSDSSSLDNCLEFLNLSGRSLPHAAMMMIPEPWDRDATMLDPKKAFYEYHSTLMEPWDGPTAIAFTNGRQIGAMLDRNGLRPARYVITNDDTFILSSEVGVIEIDEEKIAEKGRLSPGKMLLLDLEEKRLVYDEEIKTQIATDKPYRKWLDENLMSLSPEASKTREIDEKELIKTQRAFGYTYEELTKNIAPMVTEKKDPIGSMGNDVPLAVLSERPQLLFNYFKQLFAQVTNPPIDSIREESVTSTMTLLGPEGNLLETDPGSARRIRLETPILTDSRFEAIKALNEEDFHPETLSLLFDAARGETEMEHALLALFRKADRAIKNGKSILVLSDSGVNRDKAAIPSLLALSGLHHHLIKRETRTKVSLIVESGEARDVHQFAMLIGYGADAIYPYAAYDSIDQMILDGTIEGFTFDDAIGNYIEAATTGIVKVMSKMGISTIQSYRGAQIFEAIGVSNEVIDRYFAGTASQIDGIPIDIIATETLMRHHFAYHDSEYSDLTLETGSELQWRNGGEHHSFNPKTIHTLQHAARSNNYELYKKFSGMALEENLTYLRQAIDFGSKEAISIDEVESIESITRRFKTGAMSYGALSGEAHEALAIAMNRIGGRSNSGEGGEDPSRFTPDENGDLRRSAIKQVASGRFGVSSYYLSNADEIQIKMAQGAKPGEGGQLPGKKVYPWIAEVRGSTPGVGLISPPPHHDIYSIEDLAQLIHDLKNANPSARINVKLVSKAGVGTIAAGVAKGLADVILISGYEGGTGASPRTSIKHAGLPWELGLAETHQTLVLNDLRDRVVLEADGKMMTGRDVVMAAILGAEEFGFSTAPLVVLGCILMRACHLDTCPVGVATQNPELRKKFMGNPDHVVNYMQFIAQEVREIMAELGFRTIEEMIGRTDVLKVSRRTKDHWKARYLDLKPLLYQPHVSDEVGRFNQRQQDHKLDAALDNTSIIPAALGALEEQKPFEGSYVIRNTNRVAGALLGHEITKRYGADGLPEDMIRLHFKGSAGQSFGAFVPNGVTMQLEGDANDYVGKGLSGGKLIIHPSAKAGFARDENTIVGNVAFYGATSGEAYISGLAGERFCVRNSGAKAVVEGIGDNGCEYMTGGRVVVLGETGKNFAAGMSGGIAYVLSDDQEAFKRNVNAEMVHVETLSNYEEILEVKHMIQQHAYFTDSPKAIRFIQNWNEVVGKIVKIIPKEFKRITESLEELKEQGYKDDDAAYEVFQQAKNGEVKPRKSDLEPV from the coding sequence ATGGACAGAACAAACTTTCCAGAGAAACAGGGATTATATGATCCAATTCATGAGCATGACGCTTGTGGCATCGGACTGATTGCTAATATAAATAATGTACCAGCGCATGACATTATTGAAAAGGGAGTCTATATGCTACGCCAGCTAGATCATCGCGGAGGGCAGGGAAGCGATCCTGACACGGGTGACGGTGCGGGCATTATGCTACAGATTCCACACGAATTTTTCCAGAAGAATTCTGGGTTTAACCTCCCGAATAAAGGGGAGTACGGTGTTGGAATGATGTTCCTACCCGTTGATAACCAGCTGAGACAGCGCGCAAAACAAATTGTTGAAAAAGCAATCGAGGAAGCAGGCCAAGAATTTATTGGCTGGAGAACAGTTCCTGTAGATGAAACAACAATTGGAGAAGCTGCATGTATTGCTCAGCCTGTCATTCGACAGGTCTTTATTAAGAAAAGCGATATTTCTGCTGAAGAATTTGAACGTAAATTGTACGTCATTCGTAAAAAAGCCGAAAAACAAGTATCTCAAGATTCACAGCTATCAAAGACAAAGTATTACGCAGCTAGTTTCTCAAAAGATACGATTGTTTATAAAGGAATGCTTACACCAGAACAGCTTGATCAATTTTATTTGGATTTAAAAGATCCAAGTTTTAAATCTGCTTTTTCGATGGTACATTCACGTTTCAGTACAAATACTTTTCCTAGTTGGGATCGGGCCCATCCAAACCGCTACCTCATTCATAATGGAGAGATTAATACGCTTCGAGGGAATGTAAACTGGATGAGAGCAAGAGAAGGGGCTCTTCAATCAGATGTATTTGGAGATGATATGAAAGACATTGCTCCAATCGTACGACCAAATGGGAGTGATTCTTCCTCGTTAGATAACTGTCTTGAATTTTTGAATCTTTCAGGTCGTTCACTACCCCATGCGGCAATGATGATGATACCAGAACCGTGGGATCGTGATGCAACGATGCTTGATCCTAAGAAAGCTTTCTACGAGTATCATAGTACGTTAATGGAACCATGGGACGGACCGACAGCGATCGCGTTTACGAACGGTCGTCAAATCGGAGCGATGCTTGATCGAAATGGTCTGCGTCCTGCTCGATATGTGATCACAAACGATGATACATTTATTCTTTCATCCGAAGTTGGAGTTATTGAAATTGATGAAGAAAAGATAGCTGAGAAAGGTCGCTTAAGCCCTGGCAAAATGCTTCTTTTAGATCTTGAGGAAAAGCGACTTGTATATGATGAAGAGATTAAAACACAAATCGCAACAGACAAACCGTACCGCAAATGGTTAGATGAAAATTTAATGAGCTTGTCTCCTGAAGCAAGTAAAACGAGAGAAATTGATGAGAAAGAGCTCATTAAAACGCAAAGAGCCTTCGGTTACACATATGAAGAGTTAACGAAGAATATTGCTCCAATGGTAACAGAGAAGAAAGATCCAATTGGCTCAATGGGGAACGATGTCCCGCTTGCTGTTCTTTCTGAGCGACCACAGCTATTGTTTAACTACTTTAAGCAACTGTTTGCTCAAGTTACGAATCCACCGATCGATTCCATTCGTGAAGAATCGGTTACTTCAACAATGACGCTGCTTGGACCAGAGGGAAACTTGCTTGAAACGGATCCAGGAAGTGCTAGAAGAATTCGACTTGAAACACCGATTCTTACTGATAGTCGTTTTGAAGCGATTAAAGCATTAAATGAAGAGGATTTTCATCCTGAAACATTAAGTTTGCTGTTCGATGCAGCTCGTGGTGAAACGGAAATGGAACATGCTTTACTTGCCTTGTTCCGAAAAGCTGATCGTGCCATTAAAAACGGGAAAAGCATTCTTGTTCTTTCAGATTCAGGGGTGAACCGCGATAAAGCAGCGATTCCATCATTACTTGCTTTGAGTGGTCTTCATCATCACTTAATTAAGAGAGAAACTCGAACGAAAGTAAGTTTAATTGTTGAATCAGGTGAGGCTAGAGATGTTCATCAGTTTGCCATGCTAATTGGCTATGGTGCTGACGCTATTTACCCATATGCCGCTTACGATTCAATTGATCAGATGATTTTGGACGGCACCATTGAAGGATTTACGTTCGATGATGCGATTGGAAATTACATTGAGGCTGCCACAACAGGTATCGTTAAAGTGATGTCGAAAATGGGTATTTCGACTATTCAAAGCTATCGCGGGGCTCAAATCTTTGAAGCAATCGGGGTAAGCAACGAAGTGATTGATCGTTATTTTGCTGGCACCGCCTCACAAATTGACGGCATTCCAATCGATATTATTGCGACAGAAACGCTGATGAGACACCATTTTGCTTATCATGATTCCGAATATAGTGATTTAACTCTGGAAACAGGAAGTGAACTTCAGTGGAGGAATGGAGGAGAGCATCACTCATTCAATCCGAAAACAATTCATACCCTACAACACGCTGCTAGAAGTAATAATTATGAACTATATAAAAAATTCTCTGGAATGGCTCTTGAAGAGAATTTAACTTATCTTAGACAGGCGATTGATTTTGGCTCAAAAGAAGCGATTTCAATTGATGAGGTTGAAAGTATTGAATCCATTACACGTCGGTTTAAGACAGGTGCAATGAGTTACGGCGCTCTAAGTGGTGAGGCTCACGAAGCTCTTGCGATTGCAATGAACCGCATTGGAGGACGGAGTAATAGCGGTGAAGGTGGAGAAGATCCTTCTCGCTTTACGCCAGATGAAAATGGGGATCTTCGTCGAAGTGCGATTAAACAGGTAGCCTCAGGTCGTTTCGGCGTATCAAGCTATTACTTAAGCAATGCAGATGAAATACAAATTAAAATGGCGCAAGGTGCCAAGCCGGGTGAAGGCGGTCAGTTACCTGGTAAGAAAGTATATCCGTGGATCGCCGAAGTTCGTGGATCGACGCCAGGAGTCGGTTTGATTTCACCACCACCACACCATGATATTTATTCAATTGAGGATCTTGCCCAACTCATCCATGATTTGAAGAATGCAAATCCATCTGCACGAATTAACGTAAAGCTCGTTTCAAAAGCAGGCGTTGGTACGATTGCTGCAGGAGTAGCAAAAGGGCTGGCAGATGTTATTCTCATTAGCGGATATGAGGGTGGAACAGGAGCATCGCCAAGAACGAGTATTAAACACGCGGGTCTTCCATGGGAACTTGGTTTAGCTGAAACGCATCAAACGCTCGTATTGAATGATCTTCGTGATCGCGTGGTTCTTGAAGCGGATGGAAAAATGATGACCGGTCGTGATGTTGTAATGGCAGCCATTCTTGGCGCAGAAGAATTTGGATTTTCAACTGCACCTCTTGTTGTTCTTGGATGTATTTTAATGAGAGCTTGTCATTTAGATACATGTCCAGTTGGTGTAGCAACTCAAAATCCTGAACTTCGCAAGAAATTTATGGGTAACCCTGATCATGTGGTTAATTATATGCAGTTTATTGCTCAAGAAGTGCGAGAAATCATGGCTGAACTTGGATTTAGAACAATTGAAGAAATGATTGGTCGTACCGATGTACTGAAAGTTAGTCGTCGTACAAAAGACCATTGGAAAGCAAGATATCTTGATCTTAAACCACTTCTTTATCAGCCGCATGTATCCGATGAAGTCGGTAGATTCAACCAGCGGCAGCAGGATCATAAACTAGATGCTGCGCTTGATAATACGTCAATCATACCTGCAGCACTTGGAGCGCTTGAGGAGCAAAAACCTTTTGAAGGCTCTTACGTTATTCGCAATACAAACCGTGTTGCTGGTGCGCTATTAGGACATGAGATTACGAAGCGATATGGTGCTGATGGACTTCCAGAAGATATGATTCGCCTGCATTTTAAAGGGTCTGCTGGTCAAAGTTTCGGAGCATTTGTACCTAATGGGGTGACAATGCAGTTAGAAGGCGATGCAAACGACTATGTTGGAAAAGGATTATCAGGCGGGAAACTCATTATTCATCCTTCCGCTAAAGCAGGGTTTGCTAGAGACGAAAATACAATCGTTGGTAACGTTGCTTTTTATGGAGCAACTTCAGGTGAAGCATATATCAGTGGGCTTGCAGGAGAGCGTTTCTGTGTAAGAAACAGTGGTGCAAAAGCGGTTGTAGAAGGAATTGGCGACAATGGATGTGAATACATGACGGGTGGCCGGGTCGTTGTGCTTGGTGAGACAGGAAAGAACTTTGCAGCCGGTATGTCTGGAGGAATTGCATACGTTCTATCAGATGATCAAGAAGCATTTAAACGCAATGTTAATGCTGAAATGGTCCATGTTGAAACATTGAGCAACTATGAAGAGATTCTTGAAGTAAAGCATATGATTCAACAGCATGCTTACTTTACTGATAGTCCAAAAGCCATTCGTTTTATTCAAAACTGGAATGAAGTTGTAGGGAAGATCGTGAAGATAATTCCTAAAGAATTTAAGAGAATTACAGAATCGTTAGAAGAGCTTAAAGAACAAGGATACAAAGACGATGACGCAGCATATGAAGTGTTCCAACAGGCAAAGAACGGTGAAGTAAAGCCACGTAAAAGTGATCTGGAGCCGGTATAA
- a CDS encoding glutamate synthase subunit beta, with protein sequence MGKPTGFLDYPREKARERDLSTRLKDWGEYQLPQSEENLKTQGARCMDCGTPFCHSGIELNGSASGCPLYNLIPEWNHLVYQGKWKDALDRLLKTNNFPEFTGRVCPAPCEGACVAAIPDDAVAIKSIEKEIIDRGFAEGWMTPQPPKNRTGKKIAIVGSGPAGLAAADQLNKAGHSVTVYERDDRIGGLLMYGIPNMKLDKELVERRVKLLADEGVTFVTNTEIGKDVTQAELRDEHDAVILCTGAQKHRDLPIEGRKLGGIHYAMDYLKQNTKSLLDSELQDKKYVSAEGKNVIVIGGGDTGADCVATALRHGCKSVHQFGKHPQLTADRMIDNPWPEFPKVFTLDYAYEEAQAEYGEDPRQYSIMTKKFVGDENGKVKELHTVTIEKHVDKRGNVFMKELPGTEQVWPVELVLIAIGFTGPEEGVLEHFEVDQDNRKRAKAEFEDYRTNVDGVFAAGDVRRGQSLIVWAINEGRGVARETDRYLMNKTVMP encoded by the coding sequence TTGGGTAAGCCAACAGGATTTTTAGACTATCCTAGAGAAAAAGCACGTGAAAGAGATCTATCAACACGACTGAAAGATTGGGGAGAATACCAACTTCCTCAATCTGAAGAAAACTTAAAAACTCAGGGGGCACGCTGCATGGATTGCGGCACGCCCTTCTGCCACTCAGGAATAGAATTAAATGGTAGTGCATCAGGTTGTCCACTCTATAACCTTATTCCAGAATGGAATCATCTTGTTTATCAAGGGAAATGGAAAGATGCCCTCGATCGCCTGCTTAAAACAAATAATTTTCCTGAATTCACTGGCAGAGTATGCCCTGCGCCATGCGAAGGTGCCTGCGTAGCAGCGATTCCTGATGATGCAGTTGCGATTAAAAGCATTGAAAAAGAAATTATTGACCGCGGTTTTGCGGAAGGATGGATGACACCTCAGCCTCCTAAAAATCGTACGGGGAAAAAGATTGCGATCGTGGGATCAGGTCCCGCAGGGTTGGCTGCCGCTGATCAGCTGAATAAAGCAGGACACTCCGTAACAGTATATGAACGTGATGATCGTATTGGCGGTTTATTGATGTACGGCATTCCTAACATGAAACTAGATAAAGAGTTGGTGGAGCGCCGTGTAAAACTTCTTGCTGATGAGGGCGTAACTTTTGTTACGAATACAGAAATCGGTAAAGATGTGACACAAGCTGAGCTTCGTGATGAACATGATGCGGTGATTCTTTGTACGGGAGCTCAAAAGCACCGTGACCTTCCAATTGAAGGACGTAAGCTTGGAGGAATCCATTATGCAATGGATTACTTAAAGCAAAACACAAAGAGCTTGTTAGATTCGGAGCTTCAAGATAAGAAGTATGTTTCAGCAGAAGGAAAAAATGTTATTGTAATTGGTGGTGGAGATACAGGGGCGGACTGTGTTGCTACAGCACTTAGACACGGATGCAAAAGTGTCCACCAATTTGGTAAACATCCGCAGCTAACAGCAGATCGAATGATCGATAACCCTTGGCCAGAATTCCCGAAAGTTTTTACTCTTGATTATGCTTATGAAGAGGCTCAAGCAGAGTACGGTGAAGACCCTCGTCAATATTCCATCATGACGAAAAAATTCGTTGGTGATGAGAATGGTAAAGTAAAAGAGCTACACACGGTTACGATCGAAAAACATGTTGATAAAAGAGGGAATGTGTTCATGAAAGAACTTCCTGGAACAGAACAAGTTTGGCCAGTTGAACTTGTCTTAATTGCAATTGGATTTACTGGACCTGAGGAAGGTGTTCTTGAGCATTTTGAAGTCGATCAAGATAACCGTAAGCGCGCGAAGGCAGAATTTGAAGATTACCGTACGAATGTAGACGGTGTGTTTGCAGCGGGTGATGTTCGTAGAGGACAGAGCCTCATCGTATGGGCAATCAATGAAGGACGCGGAGTAGCTCGTGAAACGGATCGCTATTTAATGAACAAAACGGTTATGCCTTAA
- a CDS encoding putative holin-like toxin, which translates to MLSVFEALSLMVSFSALVLAIIHTKDRSS; encoded by the coding sequence ATGCTTAGCGTATTTGAGGCCCTATCATTAATGGTCAGCTTTTCCGCTCTTGTGCTCGCCATCATCCACACGAAAGATCGTTCTTCGTAA